The Streptobacillus ratti DNA segment TTTGTTTGTTGTTTTTTCGCCTTTTATTTCTAATTTATCTGATGATATATTAATATCTTGTTTAGCTGATAATTCTCCTGAAAATACTGTATTTTTAGCATCAATTTTTACATTATTCCCTTTAAGAGATGATTTTTTTAAGCTTTCATATTCATTTAAAAATTCTTTTTTATCACTTACTAAATATGTTCTATTATCCTCTACTATTGATTTAACCAATACATTATCTGATTTAATATCTAAATCCTCAAGTGCTTTTAAATTGGCACCCTCTATTACTAAATTATTACTTGATAACCTTATATTATCAAATAAAAGCTTTTGGTCTTTAATATTTAGATTCTTTGCATTAATTGATATGTTTGATTTTCTAGGCTTTTCTTCTTCTATTTCTTCATTTCTTTTATCTTGTATAGCAAACTCTTTTATTAAATATCTATTATTACTATTGTATTTTATATTATTTAAAAAGTATGGATTATTTAAAAAATTCGATAATTTTACATATTTTGGATTATCTTCTATACTATATTCTAATACCTTACCATTTATTTCTATCTTCTCTTTATTATTTACATATCTTTCATCTTCTTCTCTTAAAGTCTTTTTACTCTCATCTTCACTATATGCTTTAAAGTTTACATTATCTGCACTAATGTTAATGTTTTCTCCTTTAATATGTGATGGAAGAGCTTTAACATTTACTTCTCTATCATTACCTAAATCTCTGATATATGTTGCATTATGTAATATATTACAATAAACTAATCCTCCAGGACATTTAAAAGACCCATCAAATATCATCTTTTCATAACCATCTTTAACAGTTACTTTTTCATCACTAATACTAGATGAATTATTGTATGTATTAGCCTTTATTTTATTATCTTTATTTGCAATTATATGTCCATCTTTATTATTAACTGTGTCATCTGTATCTATATAAACATTATTTCCACTTAATACTGAAAAGCTAGTATTTGCATCAGAATTTTCTACATATCCTTTTAGCAATATATTTTTTTCACTTTCCTCTAAATAGTTATCAGAATTTTGAGAATACATAGCATCTTTATTTAATTTTTTTATTTCTTCAATTTTATCTTTTTGTAATATTTCACTATCACTTAAATCAAAAAATATTCCTTTTTTACCTTCTCTACCTTTATTCTTTAGTATAATTTCATGCTCTTTTAATACTCTCCAATCAAATTCTGTTTTATCTATTTTAACTACTTCATCATAGAAAGAAGATAAAGCATTATTTTTAGCTTCATTAGTTCTTGATAATATTCCTGCATTGTATGACACATAAGTTTCTTTTAAAGTCTTTTTCCAGGCATCTATATTATCTATTATTTTATTATTTTTATCCTTATATCTAACTTTAAAATTACCATAAGAATTAACTCTACCAACATTGTCTAAATTCTTACTCTTTATCTTTAAGTTATTGTCTGCATGTATTATTCCACCATTAATATTTGTAACTTTTTCTTTAGCCCTTAACTCTATATTATCACTTAATAAAATATTTCCATCATTTTTTATATTCCTAGCTTCTATAGTAATAGTGTTATTCGCTACTATCTTATCCTTATTATTAAAATCTTCTTCTACTTTAACATTTAAATTTTCTGTCTTTATACTATCTATATTTGCCTGTACCTTTGACTCTAATGTTAAATCTTTTGAATTTATTGACTTAACACCTATCCCCGATTTTGTTGCTACTATCTTTATTACATCTCCATGTACAGATCCTATTATTTCTGCACTAAGTAATGTCCCATCTTCTCCTGCATAAGTCTTAACTAATAATTCTTTTGCATCTATATCACTTTCTGCCTTAAACTTATTTGCTATTATTTCTAACTTTTCTACATTCTCTCTTGTATTTAATTCTTTTAATGTCTTAATATCTCCACTAGGAATACCATATTCTTTTAACTCTCCATTTTCTAATATAGGGCTTGCTCCTACTAAAGACATTTTATGTATATTTAAAAAACTTGCACCGTCTAATGTAATTCCATTTGGATTTGAAAGTATTACATCAAGTTTATCTTTACTTAATGCCTCAAGTATTCCACTTAATTTACTTTCATTTATCCCTGTTACATTTAACAGTGCAAGTTTTGCTCTCTCTTCTTTTATATTCTTATTTCCATTTACTAATCCAGCTATTCTACTTCTAGCTATATTTTTTGCATTATTTATTACTGCACCCTTTTCACTTACATTAAAATCAGTAAAAGTAGAGTAAGAAACTCCTTTAGGTGATGGTGTTGAAATATTTATTACATCTACACCATTATTGCTCTTTTCTACATATACATTAGTCGTGCCATCTACTTTAATGTTTGCAAACGAAAAAAGGCTAACCATTAAAACTATACCAATAAATTTCTTCATAAATACCATTCCTTTTTAACTTGTTGTTTAATGATATCATGAATAGATTCCTTAAGTCAATTAATATCAAACATATATAACAAAATATTTGTTTAGTTGTCAAACATATGTAACAAAATATTTAAAAAGTTTCTATATAAGTAGTTATATGAGAGTGTGAAAAAGACAGGTCTTCTATGATATAATAAAATACAGCACTTCAAATCTTTTATAGACTAGAAGTGCTGTTCTCTTTATAACCTCACATATCTCATTCTCATTGCATTTAAAACTGTAAGTATCGTAACACCAACATCGGCAAACACTGCAACCCACATAGACATAAAATTAAAAATTCCAAATGTGATTATTATTAATTTTATTGAAATAATGAATAATAAATTTTGAAAAACTATCATTTTCATTTTATTTGAAATTTTCTTAAGAACTGATATTTTAGTCAAACTATCTGTATTTAAAACTATATCTGCCGTATTTATAGTAATGTCTTGACCCATATTCCCCATAGCAACTCCTACATCAGCTACTGCAATAACAGGTGCATCATTAATTCCATCTCCTACAAACAATATATGTTTATCTTCTTTTTCTTTAAGTAAAATATCTAATTTATCTTGTGGTAATAGATTTGAATATATTTTATCTATACCTAAAATATTCCCTACTTCTTTAGCAGAGTCTAAATTATCTCCAGTAAGCATTACTACTTCTTTAATACCTACATGTTTCATTAAAGCAATAGCTTCTTTTGTATCATCTTTTATTTTATCCTTAATGACAAATAAGGCAACAAAAATATTATCTATAGCAACATAAACTAAAGAAGAATTTTTGTCATTCATAAAATTTATTTGAGGTATATATATATTTCTATCTTCTAACATTTTTTTCTTACCTATTAATAAATCTCTATCTTCAAATTTAACACTTAATCCAAGTCCTGCAATCTCATCAATTTCTACTATTTTCTTATTTTTAGAAAATTGATTTTTCAAACATATTTCATCATGGCTATGTGATTCACATTCACATTTTTCATTATCTTGTAATTTTTTAACATGATTTTTACATTCATCACCATAATAATGACCTTTAGGTTCATGTTTTTCTATTTTAACATCTTTTGTTTTATAATGTTCTGAATAGTCATGGCAACAACCACAGTGTCCACATAAACTAATGTATTCATAAAATTTTTCTTCATCTTCTATACTATCAACTAATCCAAACTTTTTATTTATAAAAGAGATTATTGATTTTGCTATAGGGTGATTAGAATTTTCCTCAGCCTTATATATATACTCATAAACTTCTTTTACATCTATATCTATTTTTTCTAAATCTTCAAAAACAGAATTAACCTTAAATTTTCCCTCTGTTATAGTTCCTGTTTTATCTAGGAAGACACTATCAATTTTATCTATATTATCAAATATATCTGCACCCTTAATTAATATTCCCTCTTTGGCTGCTCTACCAATACCTGAGAAAAAAGTAAGTGGTATAGAAAGAACCAATGCACAAGGACAAGCTATAACTAAAAGTACTATACCACTATATAGTGAGTCCATAAAACTTATTTTCTTAAAGAAAAGTGGTGGAACTATAGTTATAAATATAGCTAAGGTAAATATTATTGGTGTATAATATCTTGAAAATTTAGTAACAAATTTTTCCATTTTAGATTTATTATGCCCTGAATTTTCTATCATTTCCACTATCTTATATATACTACTTTCATCAAAGCTTTTACTTGCCTCAATTGCTAAAGTTTTAGTTAAATTTATCATACCAGCTAATACTTCATCATCTTTTTCAAAATATCTAGGAAGTGATTCACCTGTTATCATAGAAGTATCAATATCTGCACTACCTATATATATCTTACCATCTAACAATATTTTTTCTCCTGGTTTAACATAAAAAATATCTCCAGCTTTAATTAAATTAACATCAACATCTACAAACTCATTTTTAGTTTCATTTAAAATATGTACTTTATTATCATTTAAATCTATTAAACTTCTAATACCTTTTCTTGATTTTAAAACGGAATATTCTTGGAAATATTCTCCTAATGTATAAAATAGCATTACTCCTGTTGCTTCTTCATACTCTCTAATAAATATAGCTAATAATGATGCTACCATCATAAGTACCTTTTCATTAAAACAATCTCCGTTTTTTATTGATTTAATAGCATCTTTAATAATAGGAAATGCAACTATAGCATAAGCAAATATGTAAAGAGGTACATAGTATAAATAAAGTTCTGAATCATATTTTAAATACATGTATAAATATTTATCAACAAATAGTGCAAAGATAAATAAAATTAGTGATATAAACATGTGTATTTTTTGATCTTTTAATTCTTCTATTTCTTCTAAAAATTGAACTTCAGATTTATTCTCTAATTTAACATCAAAAGACATTTCCTTTTTTCTACCATATTTTACTAGTTCTTCAATACTATTTTCATTTTCAACATTAAAATCTACAACTAAACTCTTAGTTGAAAAATTTATACTCAAATTCTTAACATTATCGTGCGTTTTAAGATGTTCTTCTAACTTACTAGCACAACCAGCACAATCAAGCCCACATACTGTATATTTCATTACATTCACCTCATTTTTATTATACCATAGCTTAAAAATTATTGCTAGGATTTTTTTAAGACTGAATAATTTTTTTTATATATTTTCTAGTAAATTAGTATATTAAAGGTTAATAATACTGAAATAATTTTAGAATTAATAAAAAAGGAGCAATTGCTCCTTAATATCTTTGTAGTTTTCCTTTTGAAATTGTCCCCTCTACCCTATATTCTGAATTATAGAAAGTTAAATCTGCAATATATCCCTCTTTTACATATCCATATCTATCATCAACTTGAACAGCTTTAGCTGGATATGAAGTTGCCATACGTAAAGCCTCTTCTTCACTAATTTTAACTTCTTTAATTAAATTTTTAATACCTGTAATCATATCTAGTGCTGACCCACCTAATGAACCAGTTTTAGGATCCCAACATTTTCCATTTTCATGTCTAACTAAATGTCCCTCAAATATGAACTCTTTCATATCTGTTCCCATAGGTGATACTGCATCTGTAACTAAATACATATTTGATTTCATTACCTCTTTTACTACTCTTATTGATGGAAAACTAGCATGTAAACCATCTACTATTATTCCACATTGTATATTTTTCTTATCTAATAAATATCCAACAACTCCAGGTTCTCTTGAGTCAAATCCACGCATTGCATTAAAGAAATGAGTAGCATGAGTAAAGTATTCTTTCTTTTCTTCAACTTGCTCATATGTAGCATTAGTATGACCTAGAGCAATATTTATTTTACTTTCTTTTAATACTTTCAAATGTTTAACTAAGGCATTTTCTGGAGCTATAGTAATTATCTTAACTCCCTCATATCCAACCTTAGCTATTTCATCTATTAAACTATCATTTAATACTCTAATATAGTCTGGTCTATGAACACCTTTTTTCTCCACACTTATATAAGGACCTTCAATATGTAAACCTAAAACTCCAATTTGCTCTTTAGTATCTTTAATTTCATCTATTAATCTTAAAGCTTTTAATATTTTTTCATCTGGAGATGTAATTAATGTCGGTAAAAATGAAGTACAACCAAATCTTTTATTAGTTTCATTCATAATTTCTAATGTTTTTACAGTAATTTCATCGTTAAATAAAACTCCTCCACACCCATTAAGTTGTAAATCTATGAATCCAGGCGATAAAACTTTACCCTCTATGTCTACTACTTCATGCTTAGACATTAACTCATCATTAAGTTCTGACACTGTTGTTATTTTTTCAATTTTATCTCCGCTAAGTATTAATACATTTTCAGGAATAAATTTATCTCCATCAAATATTCTAGCATTTTTGATTATCATATACCTGCCTCCTGTTTTTGTTCTATATTTATTTTACATCTATTAACAAAAAAAATCAAGTTATGAAGTGAAAAATTTTTTCATTTTTTAATTTAATTTTGAAATTTTATTTCTCCTTTTTACTTTTCTATTCGTTCTTAAATCATTGAAATAAATCATAAATAATGGTATAATCTATATACTTTGGAGGTAATATGAAAAAAATAATATTTAAATTAATTATGTTCCTTATATTAATCACTAATGTATCTTTATCAAAACTTAAGATAGGTGTAAGTATGTTACCTTATTATTCTTTTACTAGTAATATAGTCGGAGATAAAGCTGATGTAATTCAAATTCTTCCAGCTGATGTAGATGTACATGCTTACCAACCATCACCAGATGAAGTTAAAAAAATTTCTGGTTTAGATGTATTAATAATTAATGGTACAGGAATTGATAACTATATGTATAATTTAGTTAAAGCATCAAATAATAAGAAGCTTGTTATAATTAACGCAAATAAAAATGTTGCACTACTACCTATAGCAGGTGAACGTGGGAATACAAAATCTGTAAACACACATACATTCATAGCTATACAAGCAGCTATACAACAAGTAAACACTATAGCAAAAGAATTATCTAAAATAGATAATAAAAATAGTAGTTACTATTTAAAAAATGCAAGAGAATATAATAAGAAATTATCAAATATTAAATCAAAAAAAATAAAAGAACTTTCTGAATTAAGAAAAGGAATTAATCTTACAGTAGCTACAACACATGGTGGTTATGACTACATCTTAGGTGAATTAGGTATAAAAGTAGGTGTCGTAATTGAACCAAAAAATCATGGTAAACCTAGTGCTAATGATTTAAAAATAGCAATAGATTTAATAAAAGAAAATAAGATAGACATATTATTTGAATCAGATGGAAGTGCATCTCCATATACTAAAGCTGTGCAGAAAGAAACTGGTGTAGTTGTAGAACAATTACTGCATATGACTAACGGTAAGTATACTAAAGATGCTTTTGAAAAGGATATTGAAAAAAATATAAATAGAATAATCAACGCATTAAGAAAGGTGAAACAAAAATGAAAAAAATATTAATTTTTACTGCAATGGTAATTGCTTTAACAAGTTGTTCTACTATTATTAACGGGTCATCTCAACCATTAGATATTAGATCTAATTCAGGGAAAGAAATAATAGTAAGAGATGAAAACGGAAATATATTAAAACAAGGTCAAGGAACTTTATTCGTTAATTTAAAAAGAATGGATAATGAAGTAGGAGTTGGAGCAAAATACTTTATTACTTCAGGAGATAAAACTGTTGCAATATTACCTAAAATAAATACTTTATCATATCTAATTGGTAATATTTTTGTTCCTGGTGGACATTTAATAGATAAATATACAGGAGCAATGTTTGATCTTGTTGATGTTGACGGTAACAGATTAAATAGTATAGAATTTAAATAAAGGATGTTAATGTTATGAAGAAATATGTAATTATAGGTTTATTATCTAGTCTTATAGCTATTTCAAGTACAGAAGTTACTATACTAGCCCAAGGTGGTTTAAGTGGATTTCAATCTGATAACTTTAATAGTAATTCTATTTTAAATGTTGGAATACATATTTCATTAGGTAAGGTTATGAAATTAAAAAAAGGTAAATTAAATGTTAATCTTGGTACAGGTCTTGAGGGTGGAGTTAATAAAATGATTCCCTTTAGTAAAAATGCTACGGTATCACAATCAAGTTCTACTACAGGTACTGAAAAAATAGATTATGAAAAAGAAATAGCAAAAGTTCATCCATACATTTCTCCTTTTATATTCACTGAATTAAATGGAGAAGTTATAGAAAATCTTAAGCTATATACAGGTGCTTCTATAGGTACTTTTCACTATATTATAAACAATAAATCTATTACTAAATTTTCTATAAAAGCAAAATTTGGTACTACATTTAAAGGTAATTTTACTAGTGAAATTGCTTTAGGATATCCTCAATATTTAACTTTAAGCTTAGGTTCAAAATTTAATTTTTAAAATTTCATTATACAAAAGGGGCTATATTTTTAGGAACAGCCCCTTTTAATTATATCTCAACTATTATTAACATATCTCCTTTTTTAACACTAATCTTTGCTATATCATCTTTAATAACATTGCTAACTAATGACATATTTCTTGAAATATCTTTATTTTCCAAATTATAAACAAAACCCTCAAGAGTTAAACCCTTTAAATCAGAAAGTGGTATTAGTGAAAACTTTTTATTAGATTTACCTAATATTTTATCTTCTTTATCTACATAATACATTAATTCATTATTATGTGTAATGTATTTCATGTTTTTATTATTTGCTAATAATTTAGCATTAGCTATACTCATATCTATCCTACCACCAGTAGCACCAAATACTAGCACATCTTTATCTTGATAAAAATCAATTTCTTCTTTTTCAAATCTATTATTCATACATACATCTTCTATTTTACATATATGTATTAAAGCTATAGAAAAATCTGTATAATCTTTATCATTTGAATAATCATATATTTCAACATTTTTTGATTTATAGTAATCTAAAACTTCTAAATTAACTGAATCTAAATCCCCAACTATAGCATGAGGAATTATCCCATGTCTATATGCAAAATTAGCTCCTCCATCTGCACAATATATTTTTCTGTCTTTTATTAATTCAAAATGATAATCATTAAATTCAGGATATTCTCCATTTAGAAATACACAATATTTCATTAGCCTCTTAATGTAGCTCCAAAATCTTTAGTTAATTTATTAATAATTTTAGTCATAATATCGTTTATTTCTTTTTCTTCTAATGTTTTATTATCATCTCTCATAACTATGCTAATAGCAACAGACTTATATCCTTTTTCTATTCCTAATCCTTGGTATATATCAAATAGTTCTACTTTTTCTATTGAATTATCAATTTTTTCTATAGTTTTTAACATTTCTCCTACTAAAACATCTTCATTTACAACTAATGCAATATCTCTAGGAACTGATTGATATTTACTTAACCCTTTGTATTTTATATTATTTGAAATATATTTCTTAATTAAATCTAAATATATTTCACCATAAAGTATATTACTTTTTTCTACATCCATATTTTCTAATACATCTGGGTGTAATTCTCCATAACTTCCAATAAGTTCTTTTCCTACAAATATATCTACACTTCTTCCAGGATGGTATGCCTTATTTTCACTTCTTCTAATCTTATAATTCATAAATCTAAGTTTTTCAAATATAGCCTCTACTACACCTTTTAAATCATAAAAATCATAATTTTCTGGTTTAGCATTCCATATATTTTTAATTTTACTTCCAGATAATATTAAGGCTAAAGTTTCTTTTTCAAAAACCTGCATTCCATTTATTGTAACAGATTTTTCATCAAATTTATTTACCTCTTGTTTAGTAAATCTTCTACTTACTTCAAAAAATCTAATATCATTTGCACCTCTATTGATATTATCTCTTACATTTTTAATAAGAGAATACATTAATGTAGGTCTTAAAATACTAAATTCTTCTACTATAGGGTTTTTAATTTCTATAATATTTTCATTAGGAATTTCAAATAAGACTTTTTCTAAAGCATTTTTAGGTATAAAGCTATAATTAATTACTTCTCTCATTCCTAAATTAGACACAAGTTTTTTAATATCTGTTACAAATTTAGTAGTATCTTCTAATCTTTCCTTAGTAAGTTTTACTAAAGGCATTTCATTTTCTATACTATCAAATCCTACCATACGTATTACTTCTTCAAAATAGTCAAATTGATTGATTAAATCTTGTCTATGTGAGGGAGCAGTAAGTAATAGTTCTTCTCCCTTATCATTAATCTTAACTTCTAATTTTTCAAATATATCTAATATTTTATCTTTTTCTATTTCTTTCCCTACAAATCTATGTAATCTTGGAAGTGATAAAGTAGTAACTTTAATTTCTGGTTTAACTGGGTAATCATCATTAATATTACATACTATCCCACCAGCTATTTCTTTTACTAAACTAGTAATTCTATCTATTACATATTCCATATTTTCTGTATTTACTGCTCTTTCAAATCTATATGCAGATTCTGTTGAAAGTGCAAATTTTCTATTAGTTTTTCTAACCATGATATTATCAAAATGTGCAACTTCTATTAAAATATCTGTAGTATTTTCATCAACTTCAACTTCAGTTCCACCCATAACACCTGCAAGTGCTACAGTTTTTTCTCCATTAGTTATTACTATATCTTCATTATTAAGTACTCTTTCTTTTTCATCAAGAGTTACAAATTTTTCATCATTTTTTGCCCTAGAAACTGTTATTTTTTTTGAATTAAATTTATTAAAATCAAAAATATGATTAGGTTGATTAGTTTCAAGCATTACATAGTTTGATATATCAACTATATTATTAATACTTCTAATTCCAACTGCTTCTAACCTATTTTTTAACCATTCAGGACTTTTATCTACCTTAACACCTTTAATAACCCTTGCTAAATATCTATTTGACAGTCCTTTTTCTATAGATATTTCTATATCTTCTTTATCCTCAACAGTTACATTTACTTTTGGTAATTGTAATTTTTTAGAATAATATACTGCAAGTTCTCTAGCTATACCTATATGAGATAAACAATCAGGTCTATTAGGTGTTATTTCAAGTTCAAATATTATATCATCTAAACCTAAATATTCATTCATAGGTATTCCAAGTTTTGTATCCTGTGGTAATATCATTATTCCATCATTATCTTTTCCTATTTTAAGTTCTACCTCAGAACAAAGCATTCCATTAGATTCTTCTCCTCTAATTTTTGCTTTTTTAATCACAAAACCTTTCTCAAGTTCGGCTCCAATTTGAGCCATAGCAACTATATCTCCAACCTTATGATTAGTTGCTCCACATAATACTTGTTGAACTTTTTCTCCATTATCAACCTGACATATACTAATATGGTCAGAATTAGGATGTGCTACTTTTTCTAAAACTTTAGCAGTTAAAACCTTAGTTAAGTGTTCTCCTTGTTTTTCTATTTTTTCTACTTCTTGTCCTATCATAGTTAAGGCATTTTCCAGCTCTTTTATATCTATATTCTTGTCAAGATCTATGTATTCTCTTAACCAATTTAATGAAATTAACATATTTCCTCCACTTAAAATTGTTCTAAAAATCTAATATCATTTTCAAAGAATGCTCTTAAATCATCTATACCATATTTAAGCATAGTAACTCTTTCCACTCCAAGTCCGAATGCAAATCCTTGATAAATTTCTCCGTCTATTCCTGCCGATTCAAGAACTTTAATATTTACCATACCTGATCCTAGTATTTCTAACCAACCTGTATTTTTACATAGTCTACACCCTTTTCCTCTACAAACACCGCATTCAACATCCATTTCTGCACTTGGTTCAGTAAAAGGGAAAAAGTGTGGTCTAAATCTTACATTTCTATCTGCTCCAAATATTCTTTGTACTATACTTTCAAGTGTAGCTTTAAAGTTAGAAAAACTAACATCTTTTCCTATCATTAGACCCTCTACTTGATGAAACATAGGTGTATGTGAAACATCATAATCTGGTCTATATACCTTACCTATAGAAATCATTTTAAAAGGTGGTTTATGTTCTTTCATATATCTAATTTGTACTGGAGATGTTTGAGTTCTTAAAATCACATCATCTGTGATATAGAACGTATCAGTTAATTCTCTTGATGGGTGTGTTTTAGGTATATTTAAAGCATCAAAATTTAAGTAAGTACTTTCAACTTCAGGCCCATCTACTATATCAAATCCCATCTCACTAACTATTTCTTTAATTTCAAATAAAGTTTTAGTTAAAGGATGTAAACTAGATTTTTCTAAAGATTTTCCCGGTAATGAAATATCTAATGTTTCAGATTCTAGTTTAATTTTTTTAGCTTCTTCTCTTAATTTTAATAATTTTTCATCAAATTTATCTTGTAATTCAGTTTTAACTTCATTTGCAAGTGCACCAAATTCTTTTCTTTTTTCAGCTACAATATTTCCCATTTCTTTCATTATAGCTGTAAATTCCCCTTTTTTACCCAAATATCTTATTTTCATATCATTAAAATCTTGTATAGAATCCAATTTTTCTATTTCTGATAACGCTCTATCCTTTATCAGCTTTAATTTATCTAACATTTTTCCTCCAATTACTTAACCTTTTCTATTTTACTTTCTTTCAAGTTTTTCATTAATTGCTCTGTATCTTTTGTTAATTGTATCCCCTCTTTTAAATTTAACCCCTCTAATCCAACTATTTCTTTTTTATCTCTATAAATCACACCTAAGTATATTAATTTATATATCTCATCATTTTCTTCAAAATTAACTATATCACTAAAGCTTAACTCATCATATTTAATTTTTTGAATTAAATAATATTCCACATTACCGTCTATAGCTTTCCCCTCATATATTCCAGTTAACTCATCATTAATACTATGTCTTGAGTATCTTTCATCATATTTAAATAAATATTTAAATAGGCTTTTAACATCTATTTCATCTATAGATTTAACAATTTCAGGAACAGTTTTAATAGTTACTTTATCCTCTATTTTACCAGTTTTAAGATTTAAAAATTCTTTGATTTCAGCATTAAAACTAACTTTAATATTTCTAGTTTCACCCTCTTTTAATTCTTCATCTCCTCTTTCAACCTCATAGTTTACTCCTTTTAAATAAAGGTTTCTAAAGTTAGGGTCAATATTCTTTTCATTAACTTTTCTCATATTAACACTACCAAAAAGATATATTTTATCATTTTTATGTGTATAATTTTTAACCATATAATCAAATGGTTTAAATATCTTATTATCATATTTAATATATATATTCCATAATATTAACCCAGATATTAATGTCATAAATAAGACAAATGTTGATATATTTAATTTTTTCCATATAACTTTATCTTCTTTACCTACTAATGTTCTTACATTTAAAATTATTGCAAGTACTGTAGATACAAATATTATTACTGTCAAAGTGTGTATTATATATTTAAAATCTAAAATATATTGTATTCTAGCCATTAAATAAAGTGCATAAGGTAATCCTTGCTCATATTGTTTTTCTGTTATACTTTTTAGTGCATAAAATAAATCTTTAGTAATGTATACATAATAAACAGAAGCTGTAATTACTACCCATATCATTATAGTTGATTCTTTAAGTAATTTATTAAATTGTTTTTTTACAATTCTAAAAATAACAAAACACGCAAAAGTGATTAATAAGAAAAGTAAAAATGTTCTATAAATAGTTGCAAATACTTCTAAAGCTTTTAAATCTTCTGTCATAACAGATAATTTCTTAACTAAAGTTACAAAATCAGTTTGATTTGTAATTTTACCTTTTAGTTTATAGAAAATATCTCCAACTTTTGCCATTAATAATAATTTTATTAATAAACAAAAAGATAACAACCATAACATTACTGTTTCAAATATTTTACGTGGTTTTACTATATTATTCATATCATTTCTCCCTTAAACTCTAAAATGCCATTTTCTATTGTTGCATATTCA contains these protein-coding regions:
- the pheT gene encoding phenylalanine--tRNA ligase subunit beta is translated as MLISLNWLREYIDLDKNIDIKELENALTMIGQEVEKIEKQGEHLTKVLTAKVLEKVAHPNSDHISICQVDNGEKVQQVLCGATNHKVGDIVAMAQIGAELEKGFVIKKAKIRGEESNGMLCSEVELKIGKDNDGIMILPQDTKLGIPMNEYLGLDDIIFELEITPNRPDCLSHIGIARELAVYYSKKLQLPKVNVTVEDKEDIEISIEKGLSNRYLARVIKGVKVDKSPEWLKNRLEAVGIRSINNIVDISNYVMLETNQPNHIFDFNKFNSKKITVSRAKNDEKFVTLDEKERVLNNEDIVITNGEKTVALAGVMGGTEVEVDENTTDILIEVAHFDNIMVRKTNRKFALSTESAYRFERAVNTENMEYVIDRITSLVKEIAGGIVCNINDDYPVKPEIKVTTLSLPRLHRFVGKEIEKDKILDIFEKLEVKINDKGEELLLTAPSHRQDLINQFDYFEEVIRMVGFDSIENEMPLVKLTKERLEDTTKFVTDIKKLVSNLGMREVINYSFIPKNALEKVLFEIPNENIIEIKNPIVEEFSILRPTLMYSLIKNVRDNINRGANDIRFFEVSRRFTKQEVNKFDEKSVTINGMQVFEKETLALILSGSKIKNIWNAKPENYDFYDLKGVVEAIFEKLRFMNYKIRRSENKAYHPGRSVDIFVGKELIGSYGELHPDVLENMDVEKSNILYGEIYLDLIKKYISNNIKYKGLSKYQSVPRDIALVVNEDVLVGEMLKTIEKIDNSIEKVELFDIYQGLGIEKGYKSVAISIVMRDDNKTLEEKEINDIMTKIINKLTKDFGATLRG
- the pheS gene encoding phenylalanine--tRNA ligase subunit alpha — its product is MLDKLKLIKDRALSEIEKLDSIQDFNDMKIRYLGKKGEFTAIMKEMGNIVAEKRKEFGALANEVKTELQDKFDEKLLKLREEAKKIKLESETLDISLPGKSLEKSSLHPLTKTLFEIKEIVSEMGFDIVDGPEVESTYLNFDALNIPKTHPSRELTDTFYITDDVILRTQTSPVQIRYMKEHKPPFKMISIGKVYRPDYDVSHTPMFHQVEGLMIGKDVSFSNFKATLESIVQRIFGADRNVRFRPHFFPFTEPSAEMDVECGVCRGKGCRLCKNTGWLEILGSGMVNIKVLESAGIDGEIYQGFAFGLGVERVTMLKYGIDDLRAFFENDIRFLEQF